Proteins from a single region of Punica granatum isolate Tunisia-2019 chromosome 8, ASM765513v2, whole genome shotgun sequence:
- the LOC116188182 gene encoding protein EMBRYONIC FLOWER 1 isoform X2 has product MARWGGGPVSCSRANPSDYAYCWIGCDFTFIYLLSILIKLGLFGYIQWRVWFKLGSFLVICSAFIIVPHPLFFKVPPKKKKTLICPFFSLPTLNTFPSGSGFCPSCIHLTTAPPILFPIIIFKMESSSNREGEEGVQCTRSLSGPNLKHDESFIQIDSISIDLPNVNSKNDKTTKCEHFSIRKYVSDMRLKDDKACWPFESNTKSGPTELQSKYPLPPLDVPKFRWWQCQNCLQGICDKENGKSVLVNDLSVECNSDGPSCTDIALTRSETMVLVSDFKQILILDNGADKREADADCLVGVTANEPRALLRSDKREERDGGSDAAVEVPENGLEDNVYSEPCRPNPNAAKVNDVSQGQEQEAEDAGSPKNLQLQGDASHDCDRETKEIRYSQTLSVAVDGVNGGPDSLTVRQNGHTSDELHYPSSDSAEVGPGYRSRDKPGALHRRKVRKVRLLSDLLGQSGNLNMNNIRREESPLPAISDASEESGAKKVCPGRKMKRKFPLDNEYKAVVSNKDANEVEIIMGDAEENRKEVVGDVFAKMDPRSLVKSGWTVHGEEAHSGLLKKKRKKKKNEVEPLQPEVAKAVVSEKENDAYSLMGHVRALKNDLTKHIDDESIRTVTKIKKKKKKKNKLTQESFQEKISETRGKVAVDVSTTSYGQDALTGREMGSPFSSMLKMDGNSCMCKKKSKMPQGEDDHTARISQSSSSKLREDSVTGIKFGLVQSPATIRFLADGDGTVKKGIGFSSYGDKTEAKHGLSLDYGPASTMPWRQVGPEEGQVRKENTVSTHLEPKYASNRPDEFSKRGVHHNHTSKEPTYSMPYINEKQSYTSQFGDMGRFLMPQKEISVASSKGEFTGSREKSTVMKNHSSKTSTKASARGTCSDDIPMEIVELMAKIQYENSLHDTVTDKTQLDTGKSPSYQNLRYGDEYKNGEPNLSHKEGFTRDQIQPKNVKKLRNAEHKAADVNYSPHMNTNDPIMNQVEQNHSKGHGILFSRYTEKASGSKRNENTMANHYKKSSVAVEGLSACNTCHVAGAAEEPFHLWSSSTIPIVRTPAQKNVPHNAIFQSSGLKSPGLKVSSKYEKPNKGFLMENSSAEYSHAYSSAENSHASRPNGVKGQSSLGSSDFYSNEKIPALHLLSLMDGRYGPNIKGNSRLAKQPSSIPCGYPPKELNFGAYRASETLRCPSSDYRTINFLASGKHDNLSSAVPIGSSSSWFESHENLRNGVMGQVPLKVREKGKNKCSDLIGSIGGLGSQKYVPSGCIPVYHQETKELIGASNSVVYRSKCPPVDNSEKEHLRSTTSSVWPPRYSLEMGICTVNRNPAEFSAPEVGNVYTIGGSELRFGKRVRAPEWSAASIIDLERPKRGRKKKIATANHQQAEHPQIL; this is encoded by the exons ATGGCTCGATGGGGGGGAGGCCCGGTGTCGTGCTCACGGGCAAACCCTAGTGATTATGCCTATTGTTGGATCGGATgtgattttacttttatttatcttttatctATTTTGATTAAATTGGGACTTTTTGGGTATATACAGTGGAGGGTTTGGTTCAAGCTTGGATCTTTTTTGGTCATCTGTTCAGCCTTTATCATTGTCCCCCacccccttttttttaaggtgccccccaaaaaaaaaaaaaccctaatttgtccttttttttcccttccaaCTCTTAACACATTTCCATCTGGGTCTGGGTTTTGTCCAAGTTGTATTCATCTGACGACTGCTCCACCTATATTG TTCCCCATAATAATATTCAAGATGGAGAGCAGCTCAAATCGTGAGGGGGAGGAGGGTGTCCAGTGCACCCGATCATTGTCAGGTCCTAATTTGAAGCATGATGAATCGTTCATACAGATAGACTCAATATCGATAGATCTCCCCAATGTTAACAGTAAGAATGACAAGACAACAAAGTGTGAGCACTTTTCTATACG CAAATATGTCTCCGATATGCGCTTAAAGGACGATAAGGCGTGTTGGCCGTTCGAATCCAATACGAAATCTGGTCCCACAGAGTTACAGTCAAAGTACCCTCTTCCTCCACTCGATGTGCCAAAATTCCGTTGGTGGCAGTGCCAAAACTGTCTCCAGGGAATTTGCgataaagaaaatggaaaatcgGTGCTCGTTAACGACCTGAGCGTTGAATGTAATTCTGATGGCCCATCGTGCACCGACATTGCCTTGACAAGGAGTGAGACTATGGTGCTTGTCTCCGATTTTAAGCAGATTCTCATATTAGATAATGGTGCTGATAAAAGAGAAGCTGATGCTGATTGTTTGGTTGGAGTGACTGCAAATGAGCCCCGTGCTTTGTTGCGTAGTGataagagagaagaaagagatGGTGGAAGTGATGCTGCTGTTGAAG TTCCCGAGAATGGCTTGGAAGATAATGTTTATTCAGAACCTTGTAGACCAAATCCTAATGCGGCAAAAGTTAATGATGTGTCCCAAGGGCAGGAACAAGAGGCAGAAGATGCAG GTTCGCCCAAAAATCTTCAATTGCAAGGAGATGCTTCTCATGATTGTGATCGGGAAACGAAGGAGATCAGGTATTCTCAAACTTTATCGGTAGCTGTTGATGGGGTTAATGGTGGACCTGACAGTCTCACGGTTCGGCAAAATGGGCATACCTCTGATGAACTTCACTACCCGTCATCTGACAGCGCAGAGGTCGGCCCTGGTTATAGATCTCGAGATAAGCCTGGTGCTTTACACCGTAGAAAAGTACGAAAGGTGAGGTTGCTGAGTGATTTGCTGGGTCAGAGTGGAAATTTGAATATGAATAATATCAGGAGAGAAGAGTCTCCTTTGCCTGCAATCTCTGATGCATCTGAAGAATCTGGTGCGAAGAAGGTTTGCCCGGGGAGGAAAATGAAGAGGAAGTTTCCTCTGGACAATGAATATAAGGCGGTTGTTTCGAACAAGGATGCTAATGAAGTTGAAATTATCATGGGAGATGCTGAAGAAAATCGGAAAGAAGTCGTGGGTGATGTATTTGCTAAGATGGATCCAAGAAGTTTGGTGAAGAGTGGGTGGACTGTGCATGGGGAAGAAGCGCATTCAGGATTActtaagaagaaaagaaagaagaagaagaatgaagtAGAACCCCTCCAACCTGAAGTTGCAAAGGCTGTTGTATCTGAAAAGGAAAACGATGCGTATTCTTTGATGGGTCATGTACGTGCACTGAAGAATGACTTGACTAAACATATTGATGACGAGAGCATCAGAACTGTAACAAagataaagaagaagaagaagaagaagaacaaactAACCCAAGAATCTTTCCAAGAAAAAATTAGTGAAACAAGGGGCAAAGTTGCTGTTGATGTCTCTACCACATCATATGGCCAAGATGCATTAACGGGGAGAGAAATGGGTTCTCCATTCTCTTCTATGCTTAAAATGGACGGGAATTCATGTATGTGTAAGAAGAAGAGTAAGATGCCTCAGGGAGAAGATGATCATACTGCCCGAATATCTCAGAGTAGCAGTAGTAAGCTCAGAGAAGATTCGGTTACTGGGATCAAATTTGGGCTGGTGCAAAGCCCTGCCACCATTAGATTTCTTGCGGATGGTGATGGTACTGTAAAGAAGGGCATCGGTTTTTCTTCATACGGTGATAAAACTGAAGCAAAACATGGTCTTTCTCTTGATTATGGGCCAGCTTCGACAATGCCATGGCGACAGGTAGGTCCAGAAGAAGGTCAAGTTCGTAAGGAAAATACAGTGAGCACTCATCTGGAGCCAAAATATGCTTCTAATAGGCCGGATGAATTTTCGAAGAGGGGAGTTCATCATAATCACACAAGCAAGGAGCCAACTTATAGCATGCCTTATATAAACGAGAAGCAGAGTTACACCTCTCAGTTCGGGGATATGGGTCGTTTTCTGATGCCACAAAAG GAAATTTCTGTTGCAAGTAGCAAGGGAGAATTTACTGGATCCAGGGAGAAGTCAACTGTTATGAAGAATCATAGCAGCAAAACATCCACTAAAGCATCTGCTCGGGGAACTTGTTCGGATGATATACCGATGGAAATTGTGGAACTTATGGCCAAGATTCAATATGAAAACTCTCTCCATGATACCGTAACAGATAAAACCCAATTGGATACCGGGAAATCACCAAGTTACCAGAATCTGAGGTATGGTGATGAATATAAGAATGGGGAGCCAAACTTGTCGCACAAAGAAGGCTTTACGAGAGACCAAATTCAGccgaaaaatgtgaaaaagctGCGCAATGCAGAGCACAAGGCAGCCGATGTCAACTATTCTCCCCACATGAACACAAATGATCCGATTATGAACCAAGTTGAACAAAATCACTCGAAAGGGCATGGCATACTATTTTCCCGTTATACTGAGAAGGCGAGCGGGAGCAAAAGGAATGAAAATACCATGGCTAACCATTACAAGAAGTCCTCTGTGGCTGTTGAGGGTTTATCAGCTTGTAATACGTGTCATGTTGCAGGAGCCGCTGAGGAGCCATTCCATCTCTGGTCATCTTCTACGATTCCCATCGTCCGCACTCCTGCTCAGAAAAATGTTCCTCATAATGCCATATTTCAGTCTTCAGGTTTGAAGTCCCCTGGGTTAAAAGTTAGCAGCAAGTATGAGAAGCCAAACAAGGGCTTCCTTATGGAGAATTCCAGTGCAGAGTACTCACATGCTTATTCCAGTGCGGAGAACTCACACGCTTCGAGACCAAATGGGGTGAAGGGTCAAAGCTCGTTAGGCTCATCGGACTTCTACTCAAATGAGAAAATACCCGCATTACATTTGCTTAGCCTCATGGATGGTCGTTATGGTCCGAATATCAAAGGAAACTCAAGGCTTGCAAAACAGCCTTCTTCGATTCCTTGCGGGTACCCTCCTAAGGAGTTAAACTTTGGAGCATACAGGGCATCGGAGACGTTGAGATGCCCGTCTTCTGATTATCGTACCATAAATTTCCTTGCTTCAGGAAAACACGACAACCTTTCATCTGCAGTCCCGATAGGCTCATCTTCGTCATGGTTTGAATCACATGAAAATCTCAGAAATGGAGTGATGGGTCAGGTCCCACTCAAGGTTCGTGAGAAAGGGAAGAACAAATGCTCTGATCTCATTGGGTCGATTGGAGGCTTGGGCTCACAAAAGTATGTGCCTTCTGGGTGTATTCCTGTCTACCATCAGGAGACAAAAGAACTCATCGGGGCATCAAATTCTGTGGTATATCGGTCGAAATGTCCTCCTGTGGATAATTCTGAGAAGGAGCACCTGAGAAGTACTACCAGCTCTGTTTGGCCTCCGAGATACAGTTTGGAGATGGGAATTTGCACAGTTAACAGAAACCCAGCTGAATTTAGTGCTCCAGAGGTGGGAAATGTGTACACAATTGGAGGAAGTGAACTGAGGTTCGGAAAGAGAGTTCGAGCACCGGAGTGGTCTGCAGCGTCGATAATAGACTTGGAACGACCAAAGCGagggaggaaaaagaagatTGCCACCGCAAATCACCAACAAGCTGAGCATCCTCAGATTCTGTGA
- the LOC116188182 gene encoding protein EMBRYONIC FLOWER 1 isoform X1, whose product MARWGGGPVSCSRANPSDYAYCWIGCDFTFIYLLSILIKLGLFGYIQWRVWFKLGSFLVICSAFIIVPHPLFFKVPPKKKKTLICPFFSLPTLNTFPSGSGFCPSCIHLTTAPPILFPIIIFKMESSSNREGEEGVQCTRSLSGPNLKHDESFIQIDSISIDLPNVNSKNDKTTKCEHFSIRKYVSDMRLKDDKACWPFESNTKSGPTELQSKYPLPPLDVPKFRWWQCQNCLQGICDKENGKSVLVNDLSVECNSDGPSCTDIALTRSETMVLVSDFKQILILDNGADKREADADCLVGVTANEPRALLRSDKREERDGGSDAAVEVPENGLEDNVYSEPCRPNPNAAKVNDVSQGQEQEAEDAVCHQSISVNHNRTGVAGSPKNLQLQGDASHDCDRETKEIRYSQTLSVAVDGVNGGPDSLTVRQNGHTSDELHYPSSDSAEVGPGYRSRDKPGALHRRKVRKVRLLSDLLGQSGNLNMNNIRREESPLPAISDASEESGAKKVCPGRKMKRKFPLDNEYKAVVSNKDANEVEIIMGDAEENRKEVVGDVFAKMDPRSLVKSGWTVHGEEAHSGLLKKKRKKKKNEVEPLQPEVAKAVVSEKENDAYSLMGHVRALKNDLTKHIDDESIRTVTKIKKKKKKKNKLTQESFQEKISETRGKVAVDVSTTSYGQDALTGREMGSPFSSMLKMDGNSCMCKKKSKMPQGEDDHTARISQSSSSKLREDSVTGIKFGLVQSPATIRFLADGDGTVKKGIGFSSYGDKTEAKHGLSLDYGPASTMPWRQVGPEEGQVRKENTVSTHLEPKYASNRPDEFSKRGVHHNHTSKEPTYSMPYINEKQSYTSQFGDMGRFLMPQKEISVASSKGEFTGSREKSTVMKNHSSKTSTKASARGTCSDDIPMEIVELMAKIQYENSLHDTVTDKTQLDTGKSPSYQNLRYGDEYKNGEPNLSHKEGFTRDQIQPKNVKKLRNAEHKAADVNYSPHMNTNDPIMNQVEQNHSKGHGILFSRYTEKASGSKRNENTMANHYKKSSVAVEGLSACNTCHVAGAAEEPFHLWSSSTIPIVRTPAQKNVPHNAIFQSSGLKSPGLKVSSKYEKPNKGFLMENSSAEYSHAYSSAENSHASRPNGVKGQSSLGSSDFYSNEKIPALHLLSLMDGRYGPNIKGNSRLAKQPSSIPCGYPPKELNFGAYRASETLRCPSSDYRTINFLASGKHDNLSSAVPIGSSSSWFESHENLRNGVMGQVPLKVREKGKNKCSDLIGSIGGLGSQKYVPSGCIPVYHQETKELIGASNSVVYRSKCPPVDNSEKEHLRSTTSSVWPPRYSLEMGICTVNRNPAEFSAPEVGNVYTIGGSELRFGKRVRAPEWSAASIIDLERPKRGRKKKIATANHQQAEHPQIL is encoded by the exons ATGGCTCGATGGGGGGGAGGCCCGGTGTCGTGCTCACGGGCAAACCCTAGTGATTATGCCTATTGTTGGATCGGATgtgattttacttttatttatcttttatctATTTTGATTAAATTGGGACTTTTTGGGTATATACAGTGGAGGGTTTGGTTCAAGCTTGGATCTTTTTTGGTCATCTGTTCAGCCTTTATCATTGTCCCCCacccccttttttttaaggtgccccccaaaaaaaaaaaaaccctaatttgtccttttttttcccttccaaCTCTTAACACATTTCCATCTGGGTCTGGGTTTTGTCCAAGTTGTATTCATCTGACGACTGCTCCACCTATATTG TTCCCCATAATAATATTCAAGATGGAGAGCAGCTCAAATCGTGAGGGGGAGGAGGGTGTCCAGTGCACCCGATCATTGTCAGGTCCTAATTTGAAGCATGATGAATCGTTCATACAGATAGACTCAATATCGATAGATCTCCCCAATGTTAACAGTAAGAATGACAAGACAACAAAGTGTGAGCACTTTTCTATACG CAAATATGTCTCCGATATGCGCTTAAAGGACGATAAGGCGTGTTGGCCGTTCGAATCCAATACGAAATCTGGTCCCACAGAGTTACAGTCAAAGTACCCTCTTCCTCCACTCGATGTGCCAAAATTCCGTTGGTGGCAGTGCCAAAACTGTCTCCAGGGAATTTGCgataaagaaaatggaaaatcgGTGCTCGTTAACGACCTGAGCGTTGAATGTAATTCTGATGGCCCATCGTGCACCGACATTGCCTTGACAAGGAGTGAGACTATGGTGCTTGTCTCCGATTTTAAGCAGATTCTCATATTAGATAATGGTGCTGATAAAAGAGAAGCTGATGCTGATTGTTTGGTTGGAGTGACTGCAAATGAGCCCCGTGCTTTGTTGCGTAGTGataagagagaagaaagagatGGTGGAAGTGATGCTGCTGTTGAAG TTCCCGAGAATGGCTTGGAAGATAATGTTTATTCAGAACCTTGTAGACCAAATCCTAATGCGGCAAAAGTTAATGATGTGTCCCAAGGGCAGGAACAAGAGGCAGAAGATGCAG TGTGTCATCAATCAATATCAGTCAATCACAACAGAACTGGTGTTGCAGGTTCGCCCAAAAATCTTCAATTGCAAGGAGATGCTTCTCATGATTGTGATCGGGAAACGAAGGAGATCAGGTATTCTCAAACTTTATCGGTAGCTGTTGATGGGGTTAATGGTGGACCTGACAGTCTCACGGTTCGGCAAAATGGGCATACCTCTGATGAACTTCACTACCCGTCATCTGACAGCGCAGAGGTCGGCCCTGGTTATAGATCTCGAGATAAGCCTGGTGCTTTACACCGTAGAAAAGTACGAAAGGTGAGGTTGCTGAGTGATTTGCTGGGTCAGAGTGGAAATTTGAATATGAATAATATCAGGAGAGAAGAGTCTCCTTTGCCTGCAATCTCTGATGCATCTGAAGAATCTGGTGCGAAGAAGGTTTGCCCGGGGAGGAAAATGAAGAGGAAGTTTCCTCTGGACAATGAATATAAGGCGGTTGTTTCGAACAAGGATGCTAATGAAGTTGAAATTATCATGGGAGATGCTGAAGAAAATCGGAAAGAAGTCGTGGGTGATGTATTTGCTAAGATGGATCCAAGAAGTTTGGTGAAGAGTGGGTGGACTGTGCATGGGGAAGAAGCGCATTCAGGATTActtaagaagaaaagaaagaagaagaagaatgaagtAGAACCCCTCCAACCTGAAGTTGCAAAGGCTGTTGTATCTGAAAAGGAAAACGATGCGTATTCTTTGATGGGTCATGTACGTGCACTGAAGAATGACTTGACTAAACATATTGATGACGAGAGCATCAGAACTGTAACAAagataaagaagaagaagaagaagaagaacaaactAACCCAAGAATCTTTCCAAGAAAAAATTAGTGAAACAAGGGGCAAAGTTGCTGTTGATGTCTCTACCACATCATATGGCCAAGATGCATTAACGGGGAGAGAAATGGGTTCTCCATTCTCTTCTATGCTTAAAATGGACGGGAATTCATGTATGTGTAAGAAGAAGAGTAAGATGCCTCAGGGAGAAGATGATCATACTGCCCGAATATCTCAGAGTAGCAGTAGTAAGCTCAGAGAAGATTCGGTTACTGGGATCAAATTTGGGCTGGTGCAAAGCCCTGCCACCATTAGATTTCTTGCGGATGGTGATGGTACTGTAAAGAAGGGCATCGGTTTTTCTTCATACGGTGATAAAACTGAAGCAAAACATGGTCTTTCTCTTGATTATGGGCCAGCTTCGACAATGCCATGGCGACAGGTAGGTCCAGAAGAAGGTCAAGTTCGTAAGGAAAATACAGTGAGCACTCATCTGGAGCCAAAATATGCTTCTAATAGGCCGGATGAATTTTCGAAGAGGGGAGTTCATCATAATCACACAAGCAAGGAGCCAACTTATAGCATGCCTTATATAAACGAGAAGCAGAGTTACACCTCTCAGTTCGGGGATATGGGTCGTTTTCTGATGCCACAAAAG GAAATTTCTGTTGCAAGTAGCAAGGGAGAATTTACTGGATCCAGGGAGAAGTCAACTGTTATGAAGAATCATAGCAGCAAAACATCCACTAAAGCATCTGCTCGGGGAACTTGTTCGGATGATATACCGATGGAAATTGTGGAACTTATGGCCAAGATTCAATATGAAAACTCTCTCCATGATACCGTAACAGATAAAACCCAATTGGATACCGGGAAATCACCAAGTTACCAGAATCTGAGGTATGGTGATGAATATAAGAATGGGGAGCCAAACTTGTCGCACAAAGAAGGCTTTACGAGAGACCAAATTCAGccgaaaaatgtgaaaaagctGCGCAATGCAGAGCACAAGGCAGCCGATGTCAACTATTCTCCCCACATGAACACAAATGATCCGATTATGAACCAAGTTGAACAAAATCACTCGAAAGGGCATGGCATACTATTTTCCCGTTATACTGAGAAGGCGAGCGGGAGCAAAAGGAATGAAAATACCATGGCTAACCATTACAAGAAGTCCTCTGTGGCTGTTGAGGGTTTATCAGCTTGTAATACGTGTCATGTTGCAGGAGCCGCTGAGGAGCCATTCCATCTCTGGTCATCTTCTACGATTCCCATCGTCCGCACTCCTGCTCAGAAAAATGTTCCTCATAATGCCATATTTCAGTCTTCAGGTTTGAAGTCCCCTGGGTTAAAAGTTAGCAGCAAGTATGAGAAGCCAAACAAGGGCTTCCTTATGGAGAATTCCAGTGCAGAGTACTCACATGCTTATTCCAGTGCGGAGAACTCACACGCTTCGAGACCAAATGGGGTGAAGGGTCAAAGCTCGTTAGGCTCATCGGACTTCTACTCAAATGAGAAAATACCCGCATTACATTTGCTTAGCCTCATGGATGGTCGTTATGGTCCGAATATCAAAGGAAACTCAAGGCTTGCAAAACAGCCTTCTTCGATTCCTTGCGGGTACCCTCCTAAGGAGTTAAACTTTGGAGCATACAGGGCATCGGAGACGTTGAGATGCCCGTCTTCTGATTATCGTACCATAAATTTCCTTGCTTCAGGAAAACACGACAACCTTTCATCTGCAGTCCCGATAGGCTCATCTTCGTCATGGTTTGAATCACATGAAAATCTCAGAAATGGAGTGATGGGTCAGGTCCCACTCAAGGTTCGTGAGAAAGGGAAGAACAAATGCTCTGATCTCATTGGGTCGATTGGAGGCTTGGGCTCACAAAAGTATGTGCCTTCTGGGTGTATTCCTGTCTACCATCAGGAGACAAAAGAACTCATCGGGGCATCAAATTCTGTGGTATATCGGTCGAAATGTCCTCCTGTGGATAATTCTGAGAAGGAGCACCTGAGAAGTACTACCAGCTCTGTTTGGCCTCCGAGATACAGTTTGGAGATGGGAATTTGCACAGTTAACAGAAACCCAGCTGAATTTAGTGCTCCAGAGGTGGGAAATGTGTACACAATTGGAGGAAGTGAACTGAGGTTCGGAAAGAGAGTTCGAGCACCGGAGTGGTCTGCAGCGTCGATAATAGACTTGGAACGACCAAAGCGagggaggaaaaagaagatTGCCACCGCAAATCACCAACAAGCTGAGCATCCTCAGATTCTGTGA